The region TGCGCCTCCTGTTTACGCTGCTCCAGATCGGCCTTCAACCGGTCGCGGGCTTCGGGGTCGTTGAGCGCGGACAGCTCCGAGTCGGCCGCCAGCGTCAAATGCTCAGCGGCGGACCGGATCTCGGCGAGCACCTGATCGCGCACCCGGTCGTTCTCCCGCGACAGCACCTTCTCGCTGAGGAACTTGACGATGGCCGGGAAATTGGACTCCTCGTTGAGTTCCTTGTCGTTCAGTTGGATCGCGTGGCTGCGCAGCAGCGACGACGCCGGAATGATCGGTATCGACAGGCCGGCCCGCTGCAGGTGGGCCTTGTTGGTTTCGACGATCTGGCGCCAGTGCGGGTAGAGATCCGTCTTGGTGGCGACAATCGTTGCGACAGGGCAGATTTCAAAGGCCTGCCGGATGAACGTCATCTCGGGTTCGGTGAATTCCTGGCTGGTGTCGCTGACCATCAGCATCGCGTCCGCGTCGGGCAGCAGCCCAAGCGTGGCCGACAGGTGCGGCTGGCCAAGGCCGCCGACGCCGGGGGTGTCGACGAACACCAGACCGCCCTTGAGCAGCGGGCTGTTCGCGGTCACCGCGACACGCAGCACCTGCCTGCCACCCGCCGCGGGGTGGCGGCGCAGATCCTGTTTGATGTCGGCGATCGGGATCTCGACCTCCTCGGGCTCGCCGTCGTCGGCGCCCGCGACGATCAACTTCGCGCTGGCCTGCTCGGCGAACGACACCATGGTCGCCAGCACCGTCGTCTCGTCGTCGCCGACCCGCGACACCGGAACGTTCAGCAGCGAATTGAGCAGTTGGCTCTTGCCCTGCTTCAGCTGCCCGGCGATGACCACCCGGATCTGGGGGTCGGTGATCCGCTCGTTGGCCCTTGCCATCCGCTCGACCAGGTCGCCGCGGCCCTGAGCCTCGGCGATCTTGCTCGTGTGGTCGATCAGTTCAACGATGACCTTGACCTTGCGGGGGTCATTCGGCTGCGTCATGGTTTCCCTTCCCTACCTATGACGGTAGGCGTGCCAACTGGCGGGGACCTATGGGTGGGTCCCCGCCAGTTGCGCTATTCGGTTGTCGCCTGGTCAGAACAGATCGACGTCGACGCCCTGGTGGATGTCGGTGTCGTGGCTGTCGTGCGTCGAGTTGTCGATGTTGTCGTGGCTGTCGTGCGTCGAGTTGTCGGTGTTGTGGCTGTTCGACGAGTTGTCGTCGTGGCTGGCGTCCACGTTGCCGGAGATGTCCCCGCCGTGGGTTTCGACGGTGGTGACGTCGCCGCCGGCCGTGGTGGTCGTGGTCTGCGTCGGAGCGATGACCACGCCGCCGCCTGCGCCGCCGGTCGCATTGCCGCCGTCGCCGCCGCCACCCGTGAGAATGCCGCCGCCGTGGCCGCCGTCGCCACCGACCGCACCGCCACCGCTGGTGTCGATGTCGCCGGTCTTGACGACCGGGCCTTCGTTGCCCGAGATGACGTCACCGTCACCGCTGTTGTGGATGCTGCCGGAGCTGTCGCTGGTGTTGCCGACGCCGCCGGCCTGAACGGTCGAACCCTCGCCTGCGAGGATGTCGCCGGTGTTGGCGCCGACGTTGCCGTCGCCGACCACATTGCCGTCACCTTCGACGTTGGTGTTGTCGATGTCACCTGCGGTGCCGGTGTTGATCACGCTGCCGTGGTCGGCGTTGTTCGTGGTCTTGTCGCCGAAGGTGATGTCGCCGAAGTCCAGGTTGACGTTGCCGACGCCCTGCTGCTGATCCTCACCCGCGTGGTTGACCACGTTGGTCTCGGGGCTCAGGAACCGGGTGTCGTTGTGGCTCAGCGTGTCGTTGTTGCTGAACGCCGAGGTCTGCGGGACGAAGGCCAGCCCGTGGGTCTCGGCCACCGCCTGCTGCAGTCCGTGCACCGGGTTGCCGCCACCGTGCAGCACCGCAGCGGGCGCCACGGTCGCGGCAACGGCGTTCACCTGAGCCGCCGTCACACCCTGAACGCCTGCGTTGGCCATGGCGCGGTCGGGGTCGTTGACGAAGGCCTGGGCCTGAACCGGGTCGCGGAACAGGTCGAGAATCCAATCGATCACGTTGGTCATTTCTGTGGTCCTTTTCTTGTGTGTTTCGGGGGTCCTGGTCGCCGGCGCTCCGGCGAACTGCTGACAACGTTATGGAGCGGACGACAGCTGGGAAACGGGGCCGAATCCCCTCCCTACCGGCAGCCCTCCCGGGATGCCGACTGGGGGATCGTTAGGGGATTAGGGGCTCGTTAGGGGACATTGAATTTCCGCACGTCAAACGCACAAAATGCGCGGCCCGAGCGGACCGCGCATTTCGAAGTGCCGTCGAAGGTCAGGAATCGAAGATGTCCAATCCCGTCCCGTCGGCGTCGAGATGGTGATCCTCGGGGGCGGCGTGGCTCCAGGTGTCCTCGGTCGGTGTGTCGATGATCGGCACATCGTCGACGACTGGGCCGTCGAAGTGCAGCGACGCATCGTCGGCGGTAGCCACGTCCGGCACGCCGGCGTCGGCGAGCATGTCGACGCCCGACTGCACCGCGGCCCCGGGATCGTCGACGACGTTGGCGGCCATCGCGTGCACGTCGTCGACGGCAACGGTCGGCACGTGGTCGTCGAAGGCATCGAACGCGGCGGTCGCGGCCCCGCTCGTCCACACATTGCTGGCATGGTCGTCGACCTGCGCGTCAGCCCCCGTCGACGGCACCGCCATCGACAGCGACTCGGACACGACGGGGATCAGATTGTTGACGTCCACGCTGGTCACATCGGTCAAATTGGCGTCGGCGATGGCCTGCGCCGGGTCAGCAGCGTAGGCTGCGGCGGCGTCGGGGTCACGCACCACCGACATCACGAAGTCGAGTAGCGAGTTTGCCATGGAACACCCTCCTTTCCATTGCAGAGATAGCAGGCAACAGCACTAAGGCCTGACCCGATGCTATCGGCGCGGCAGCCGCCGCAGATCGGTGCGAAACCCAGCTCTGCCGCTGGGGCATTAGGGGACGCGGCGTTAGGGGTTTACCACCCATTAGGGGAATCAGCGGCTATGGTTTTGAACGGTCGAACACGAGGAGACCATGAACGACTCACTTGGGTTGTCCATCGGGATGACCAACTTGGTGGCCGCCAGGATCGGCCGCCCGCCGGTCATGCGCCGTTCGGTGCTCACGTTGTTCAACGACCGGGCACCTGAAGTCGGGGTGCCGAGCGAGAACCCGAATTTGACCCAACCGGGTCTGGTGCTGACCGGCTTCGTCGAGCGGGTCGGTGACCCGGTTCCGCTGGTCGCCACCGACGGCTCTCCGCACCGAGGGGAGCGGGTGCTGGTGGAGGCGCTCGATGCGATGGCGCAGGCGGTCGGTGGCGGCTCGCCCGTCGCGATCGCGGTACCCGCGCACTGGGGTCCCGGCACCATCGGTGCGCTGCGGGGCGCGCTGCGCGCGAAGCAGAGCCTCGCCCCCAACGGGGTGCCGGCCGCGCTCATCCCGGATTCCGTTGCCGCCCTTGCCGCTTTGCAGGCCGCACCGGGATTGCCGTCGACGGGCGTGGTCGCGCTGGTGGACCTCGGCGCCAGCGGCACCAGCGTCACGCTGGCCGACGCGGCCGCGAACTTCGCCCCCATAGGTCAGACCGTCCGGTATCCCGACTTCTCCGGCGACCAGATCGACCAGGGATTGCTCAACCACGTGCTGGCGGGTATCGCCGACGCAAGCAATGCCGATCCGACCGGCACGCTGGGCCTTGGCTCGCTGGCCCGGTTGCGCGAGGACGCCAGGTTGGCCAAGGAGCGGCTGTCCGCTGAGACCGCGACCGTCGTGCCCGTCGAACTGCCCGGGTTCAACTCCGACGTCAGGGTGACCAGGAACGAACTCGAGACCATCATCGCCGAGCCGCTCGCCGGGCTGCTCAATACCATCGAAGAAACGTTGCAGCGCAACAACATTGCGGTGGCGAACGTCTCGGCGGTGGCGACCGTCGGCGGCGGGGCCAACATTCCGCTGGTCACCCAGCAGCTCTCGGCGCGATTACGCGCCCCCGTCGTCACCACGCCGCAGTCCGGGGTCAACATCGCGACCGGCGCGGCGCTGGCCGCCGAACGCGGCCTGGAGGCCGACGCCCCGACCGGCATGGCGCCCACGGGTTTGGCGCCGGCCGCCGATGCGCCGACGGGCATGGCCGCAGCCGGGTGGGCGGCAGGCGCGGCGGGCGTGGCGGCGGCTGACGACGCCGGATCCTCCACCTTCCGCGCGTTGGCGTGGTCGCAGGACGATACGCCCGGCGAACCGGTGCCGTACTCCGGTGAGGACTACACCTTCGACCAGGGCGTCACCGGCGCGCGGCCGCAGATGGAGTTCTCGCACGAAGAGGAGGGCTACGGGCCCGAGACCGGCCCGCTGCCGTGGTACAAGCGTCCGCCCGTGCTGTTCGGCGCGGCGGCCGCCGCGGTGCTGTTGGCGATCGGCGGGCTGGCGATCACGCTGACCAGCGGCAGCGGCAGCTCCAACCCGGTGACCGAGACGGCGACGCAGGGCGAAACCGGGCCCAAGCCCACCGAACCGGTCACCGAGGGCGCACCCGTGACGGTCACCGTCACCGGCCCCAACGGGGAGCCGAGCACGACGGTCGTGCCGTCGCCGCCGCCGTCGCCGAGCGAAACCACCAGCCCGACGACCACCACCACCACGATTACCACGACAACGACGACGACCACCACCACCACGACGACCACCCCGCCGACCACCACCACGACCAAGCCTCCGACCACGACCACCCAGCCGCCGACGACCACACAACAGCAGGAGACCACCACCACGGCCGCCGCGTTGTCGCCGGTGACGACCACACCGTGAGCCATGGTCACCAGCCCGGCGTCCGATCCGCTGACCGACATCCCGCCGGCCGCACGCGACGTGGTCGCGGCTGTGACGGCCGCGCCGACCGCGCCGGTCAAGGTGCTGGTCTCCGGCGGCATCGGCACCGGTAAGACTTCGGTACTCGCAGCGATCCGGTCGGCGTTGCGCACCGCGGAGGTCGCGGTGCTGACCCGGCCGCCGAGAAATGGCGACGAGACGGCGTCGGCGGTCGTCATCGACGACGCGCACCTGCTCGACGACACACAACTCGGTGTCGTCGCGGACCTGGTCGCCGATCCGGTATCGACAGTCGTCGTCGCCGCCGAACCCCTCGCCCACCGGCAGGCGCTGCGGACGCTGCGCATCGCCATCGAGCGGGAGAACCCTGTCGTCTCGCTTGGCGCGTTCAGCCCGGCCGAGGTCAACCGGCTCACGACCGAAACACTGGGTAGCTCAACGAGTTCCGAGATCATCCGGTCGCTGATGGTCGCGACCGCGGGGCTGCCGTTCCTGCTGCGGCCAGCGATCGCGGCGGCGGTCTCACCCGACGGTGAGGCCCCTGCGAACGCGATCATGCAGGCCGCGCGGTTCGCGTTGATCGAGCGACTGCGCCACCTCGAGGAACCGTTGCTCGACACGCTGCTGGTGTCGTCGCTGAGCCCGGATCTGGGACCTGACGACGTCGCGGCGGCGCTGCGGGTCGGCGCCGAGGAGGCGCAGGATCTCGTCGACCGCGCGCGTGCCAGCGGGCTGATCGAGCCGTCGCACAGCCAGACCTTCATCCGGTCGGTGCACCGCTGCATCGCGGGCATCATCGGCGCGGCGCGCCACCACGACACCGAGCTGTCACTGCTGGTGTCCCAACTCGAATCATCAACGCTGTCAAGTGATCTCGCGTTACGGATGGCCGAACACGGGCTGCGCGACGACCGGCTTGCGGCCGCGCTGACCGACCTCGCATCCCGCGCCCATGGTCACCCGGCGCGCGCCGCCCGGCTGTACCGGGCCGCCGCCGACGCGGGCGCGACGGCGCTGTCCGCCCGGCTTGCCGACGCGCTGGCACAGACCGGTGACTGCACCGCCGCGGGCCGACTGGCCGACGAACTGCTCGGGTCCGAGGACATGGCCGAGCGGGTGGCGGCGGTCCGCATCGCCGCCAGCATCGCGATGCACGACGGCAGCGCCACCCAGGCGGCCGACCTGTTCCGTTGGCTGGGGCCGTATCCGGACACCTTCATCAGTGCGGCGGGGGCCGTCGTCGCGATCGCCGCGGGTGACGCCGAGGCGGCGCGGACCGCGCTGAGCGCCGAGACCGCCGGGCCACCGACGTCCACCGCCCGCGCCGCCCGCAGCCTCGCCGAAGGGCTGCTGCTGTCGCTGGACCAACCGTTCCCCACTGCCATTGCGCGGCTCAGCCAGTCGATCACCGCCGAACAACTCCCGACGGGTGTCGCACCGGACACCCCCGCGGCGCTGGTGACGTTGGCCGCGCTGCACGGCGGCGATCCGGTGCGCGCCCGCAGCGTGATCGGCCGTGCCGTCCGCACTGGGGCAGACGAACCCTTCACCGTGCATCGGCACCGCCTGCTGCACGGCTGGGTGCGCATGCAGGACGGTCAATTGTCGGCAGCGGCGGCCGACGTCGCGTCGACGGCCGATGTTGCGCTGCACCGCCGCGACGCGTTGTGGGCCGCCGCGTTGCAGACCGCGATCGCCAGACGCAGCGGCGACACCGGCGGCGTGCAGAAGCATTGGTATGCCGCGATGGAAGTGCTTGCCGAATACTCACCCGACCTGTTCTGCCTGCTGCCGCTGGGCGAACTGTGGGTGGCCGCCGCAAGGATGCGGTTGGTCGATCGGCTGCAACACACGATGACCGAGGCGTTCGGACTGCTCGAGTCGCTCGACAATCCCGTGCTGTGGTCAGTGCCGTTGCACTGGGCGGGCGTGCACGCGGGCATCCTGGCCAATTCGCCGGAAGCCGTTGCGCCCCATGGTCAGGCGCTGACGGCCGCGGCGCCGCACAGCGCGTTCGCCAAGGCGCTCGCCAAGGCGGGCCGCACCTGGCTGCGGGTACTGGCCAACCACGTCGACGTGGACGAGGTGACCTCCGCGGCGCGCGGGTTGTCACAGTTCGGCATGACATGGGACGGCACCCGACTGGCCAGCCAGGCCGCGCTGCAGACGCCGGATGGTCGCGTCTCCGGCGCGATGCTGCAACTGGCCCGCGACCTCAAACAGACCGCTGCCGTCGACGAGCCGCCAGGGCTGGAGCCGACGGCGCCCGTCGCGGAAGGCAAGCCGCGGCCCACGTCGTCGCGGCTGTCGGACCGTGAGCGCGAAGTCGCCGAACTGCTGTTGCTCGGGATGCCGTACCGCGATATCGGCAGCCAACTGTTCATCTCGGCCAAGACCGTCGAACATCACGTGGCGCGGATCCGGCGCAGGCTCGGCGCCGAATCCCGCTCCGAGATGTTGTCGATGCTGCGCGCCATGCTGACGTCTCAGTCGTAACCCCCAACGCGGCGCAATCCCCTAACCAAGATCCCCTATCGGGCCCGGCCCAGTGACGGGTGCGGCACCGGATTTGCTGTAACGCCGTTCGCCATACCGTCGATCGCATGTTGAATTCGCCAGGCAACCACGGCCGTTCGATCGGCCTGTCGGTCGGCGCGACGAACCTCGCCGGCACCCGCGACGGGTATGCCGCCATCCTGCGTCCCGCCGAGCTGACCCTGCACGGTCAACGACTGACCGGGTTCGTCGACCGCGTCGGCGACCCGGTGCCGCTGATCGCACCCGACGGCGCCACGTACCGGTCGGAGCGCCTGCTCGCCGACGCACTGGCCGCGATGGCCGACGCGATCACCGACGGGTTGCCGGTGACCGACGCCGCGGTGACGGTGCCCGCGCACTGGCGTCCGTCGATCGCCGACATTCTGCGCAGGAACCTGCGCGGCAAGCTGCCGGTGGTGTCCGATGCGACGGCGGCGCTGACGGCGTTGCGCAACAACCCGGGCCTGCCCACGCACGGCGTCATCGTGCTGTGCGACTTCGGTGGCAGCGGCACCAGCATCACGCTGGCCAATGCGGCACGGGACTTCTCGGTGTTCGGCGAGACGGTCCGATTCTGCGATTTCTCCGGCGATCTGATCGATCAGGCGCTGCTGGCGCACGTGGTCGGCGGACTCGCCGACATCGACCCGTCGGGCACCGCGATGGTCGGTTCGCTGGTGCGGTTGCGCGACGAATGCAGGCGGGCCAAGGAGCGACTGTCCGCGGAAACCGCGACGGCGGTGGTCGCCGACCTGCCCGGCCAACGCGCGGACATCCGCGTCACCCGCACCGAACTCGAGGACCTGATGCGGGCGCCACTCACGGATTTCCTTGCCGCACTTGACGATACGCTGGAGCGCTACGGCGTGCCCGCAGCCAGTGTCACTGCCGTCGCCACTGTCGGTGGCGGAGCGCGGATACCGCTGATCACCCAGCGGCTGTCCGAACATCTGCGCGCCCCCGTCGTCACCACGCGTTCGCCCGCGCTGACCGCCGCCGAGGGCGCCGCGCTGATCGCGCACCGAAGCCGCGTCGTCGACGAAGCCACCGTGCTGACGCCGACCGCCACCGCACTGGTGCCTGCCGCGCAGCCGCTGGCCTGGTCCGAGGGCGACGTCAGCCAGGACGTGCTGCCCTACAGCGACGCGACCCAGTCCCGCCCCGAGGTGTCCTTCCGCCGCGAGCAGTGGCGCGACGACGAGCCACCGCGGCGCAGTCCGCTGGTGTTGTTCGGGCTCTCGGCGGTCGCCGCGGCCGTCGCCGCAGCGGTGTTCGGCTTCACGCTCCTCAACGACACCGCGACGACACCGGTCGACGCGGCAAGCACGTCGACCACCACGACCACCCCCCAACCGCCTGCGGCGCCGGCCACTCTCCCAGCTACCCCGGCGCCGCAGGCCCCTCAAATCACCACCGTCGTGGTGCAGCAACCCGCGCCCCGCTTTCAGGCGCCGCGGCGAGTGCAGCCGCAGGCGCCCGTGCCGCATCAACCGCCGGTGGCCCCTCCCCCGACATCCGAGACGCCAGAGACGCCGGAGCCGACGGATCCCACTCCGCCGCCGACGTCCGAGACTCCACCCACGTCGCCCGAGCCGCCGACGTCGCCCAAGCCCCCGCCGATCGATCCAGGCCCCGGCGACGGATCCGGCACCGGCACCGGGACCGGCGGTACCGAAACCGGTGGTACCGGAACCGGAACGGAGACAAGCGGACCCGGCTCGCAGACGGGTGCCGCCGGCACCGGCGACGGCGGCACCTCGACCACCCCCGAGGCGTAGTTAGGGGAGCCTTTGTAGCGGCGTTTCCCGGCTGGATGCAACTATGAGCTGGCATCCAGCGAAAGTTACTGGCCAGTAACATGGGATAAGTTACCCTTGGGTAACTTGCGAAACGGGAGGCACGCGGTGGAAACCCAGATGCTGATCAGGCTCGTCGTCGGCCTCGGATTGACGGCACTCGTGCTGGTGTTCGCCGCCAAACGGGTGCTGTGGCTGACGAAGCTGATCCGCTCCGGTGCCCCGACCAGCCCGGAGAACAACCGCAAGGACCACCTGGGCAAGCGCATCACCACCCAGATCGAAGAAGTCTTCGGGCAAACCCGGCTCCTGCGCTGGTCGATCCCCGGTATCGCCCACTTCTTCACGATGTGGGGCTTCTTCATCCTCGCGTCGGTGTACCTGGAGGCCTACGGCCTGCTGTTCGTCGACGATTTCCACATCCCGTTCATCGGCCGTTGGGACGCCCTGGGCTTCCTGCAGGACTTCTTCGCCGTCGCGGTGCTGCTCGGCATCATCACGTTCGCGATCATCCGCGTGATGCAGGAGCCCAAGCAGCACGGCCGCGAGTCGCGGTTCTACGGCTCGCACACCGGCGGCGCGTGGCTGATCCTGTTCATGATCTTCAACGTCATCTGGACCTACGCCCTGGTGCGCGGCGCCGCGGTGAACAACGACACCCTGCCGTACGGCAACGGGGCGTTCTTCTCGCAGTTGATGGGCGCGGTGCTCAATCCGCTCGGCCACACCGCCAACGAATGGATCGAGACCATCGCGCTGCTGCTGCACATCGGCGTGATGCTGGTCTTCCTGTTGATCGTGCTGCACTCCAAGCACCTGCACATCGGTCTCGCGCCGATCAACGTCACCTTCAAGCGACTGCCCGACGGCCTCGGGCCGCTGCTGCCGGTCGAGTCCAACGGTGTTCCGGTCGACTTCGAGGATCCCGCCGAGGACGCCGTGCTCGGCCGCGGCAAGATCGAGGACTTCACCTGGAAGGGCTACCTCGACTTCACCACCTGTACGGAGTGTGGTCGCTGCCAGTCGCAGTGCCCGGCGTGGAACACCGGCAAGCCGCTGTCGCCCAAGCTCGTGATCATGAACCTGCGCGATCATCTGTTCGCCAAGGCGCCCTACATCCTCGGCGACAAGGAGACGCCGCTGGAGAACACGCCCGAGGGCGGTCTCGGCGAAGAACTGCGCGGGGAGAAGCACGACGAGCAGCACCACGTTCCTGAATCCGGCTTCGAACGGGTGCTGGGCTCCGGCCCTTTGCAGGCCACCCGCCCGCTGGTGGGCACGGCCGAACAACTCGGCGTCATCGACCCCGATGTGCTGTGGTCGTGCACCACGTGTGGCGCGTGCGTCGAGCAGTGCCCGGTGGACATCGAGCACATCGACCACATCGTCGACATGCGTCGCTACCAGGTGATGATGGAGTCGGAGTTCCCGTCCGAACTCGGCGTGTTGTTCAAAAACCTTGAGACCAAGGGCAATCCGTGGGGTCAGAACGCCAAGGACCGCACCAACTGGATCGACGAGGTCGACTTCGACGTGCCGGTGTACGGCAAGGACGTCGAGTCCTTCGAGGGCTACGAGTACCTGTTCTGGGTCGGCTGCGCGGGCGCCTACGAGGACCGCGCGAAGAAGACCACCAAGGCCGTCGCCGAACTACTCGCGATCGCGGGCGTGAAGTATCTGGTGCTCGGCGAGGGCGAGACCTGCAACGGCGACTCGGCCCGCCGGTCGGGCAACGAGTTCCTGTTCCAGCAGTTGGCCGCGCAGAACGTCGAGACCCTCAATGACCTCTTCGAAGGTGTGGAGCGGGTGGACCGCAAGGTCGTCGTCACCTGCCCGCACTGCTTCAACACGCTGGGCCGCGAGTACCCGCAGGTCGGCGGCAACTACACCGTGCTGCACCACACCCAGCTGCTGAACCGGCTGATCCGGG is a window of Mycobacterium sp. 3519A DNA encoding:
- a CDS encoding dynamin family protein, whose translation is MTQPNDPRKVKVIVELIDHTSKIAEAQGRGDLVERMARANERITDPQIRVVIAGQLKQGKSQLLNSLLNVPVSRVGDDETTVLATMVSFAEQASAKLIVAGADDGEPEEVEIPIADIKQDLRRHPAAGGRQVLRVAVTANSPLLKGGLVFVDTPGVGGLGQPHLSATLGLLPDADAMLMVSDTSQEFTEPEMTFIRQAFEICPVATIVATKTDLYPHWRQIVETNKAHLQRAGLSIPIIPASSLLRSHAIQLNDKELNEESNFPAIVKFLSEKVLSRENDRVRDQVLAEIRSAAEHLTLAADSELSALNDPEARDRLKADLEQRKQEAQDALQQTALWQQVLNDGIADLTADVDHDLRARFRAISQHTEHVIDTTDPTHHWAEIGAEVEEAIATAVGDNFVWAYQRAEVLAQEVARTFVEAGLEAIKMPQLDASEMGASFGELKSLAKLEAKPIKTGHKVVTGMRGSYGGVLMFGMLTSFAGLGMFNPLSLGAGLLLGRKAYREDMENRMMRVRNEAKLNVRRFVDDVSFVVSKESRDRLKGIQRQLRDHYRGIANQTTRSLNESLQATIASAALEENERNTRIRELERQLNILKQVTEHAVKLAPDAGQAAREPVGTT
- a CDS encoding Hsp70 family protein — translated: MLNSPGNHGRSIGLSVGATNLAGTRDGYAAILRPAELTLHGQRLTGFVDRVGDPVPLIAPDGATYRSERLLADALAAMADAITDGLPVTDAAVTVPAHWRPSIADILRRNLRGKLPVVSDATAALTALRNNPGLPTHGVIVLCDFGGSGTSITLANAARDFSVFGETVRFCDFSGDLIDQALLAHVVGGLADIDPSGTAMVGSLVRLRDECRRAKERLSAETATAVVADLPGQRADIRVTRTELEDLMRAPLTDFLAALDDTLERYGVPAASVTAVATVGGGARIPLITQRLSEHLRAPVVTTRSPALTAAEGAALIAHRSRVVDEATVLTPTATALVPAAQPLAWSEGDVSQDVLPYSDATQSRPEVSFRREQWRDDEPPRRSPLVLFGLSAVAAAVAAAVFGFTLLNDTATTPVDAASTSTTTTTPQPPAAPATLPATPAPQAPQITTVVVQQPAPRFQAPRRVQPQAPVPHQPPVAPPPTSETPETPEPTDPTPPPTSETPPTSPEPPTSPKPPPIDPGPGDGSGTGTGTGGTETGGTGTGTETSGPGSQTGAAGTGDGGTSTTPEA
- a CDS encoding IniB N-terminal domain-containing protein; its protein translation is MANSLLDFVMSVVRDPDAAAAYAADPAQAIADANLTDVTSVDVNNLIPVVSESLSMAVPSTGADAQVDDHASNVWTSGAATAAFDAFDDHVPTVAVDDVHAMAANVVDDPGAAVQSGVDMLADAGVPDVATADDASLHFDGPVVDDVPIIDTPTEDTWSHAAPEDHHLDADGTGLDIFDS
- the iniR gene encoding isoniazid response ATPase/transcriptional regulator IniR; amino-acid sequence: MVTSPASDPLTDIPPAARDVVAAVTAAPTAPVKVLVSGGIGTGKTSVLAAIRSALRTAEVAVLTRPPRNGDETASAVVIDDAHLLDDTQLGVVADLVADPVSTVVVAAEPLAHRQALRTLRIAIERENPVVSLGAFSPAEVNRLTTETLGSSTSSEIIRSLMVATAGLPFLLRPAIAAAVSPDGEAPANAIMQAARFALIERLRHLEEPLLDTLLVSSLSPDLGPDDVAAALRVGAEEAQDLVDRARASGLIEPSHSQTFIRSVHRCIAGIIGAARHHDTELSLLVSQLESSTLSSDLALRMAEHGLRDDRLAAALTDLASRAHGHPARAARLYRAAADAGATALSARLADALAQTGDCTAAGRLADELLGSEDMAERVAAVRIAASIAMHDGSATQAADLFRWLGPYPDTFISAAGAVVAIAAGDAEAARTALSAETAGPPTSTARAARSLAEGLLLSLDQPFPTAIARLSQSITAEQLPTGVAPDTPAALVTLAALHGGDPVRARSVIGRAVRTGADEPFTVHRHRLLHGWVRMQDGQLSAAAADVASTADVALHRRDALWAAALQTAIARRSGDTGGVQKHWYAAMEVLAEYSPDLFCLLPLGELWVAAARMRLVDRLQHTMTEAFGLLESLDNPVLWSVPLHWAGVHAGILANSPEAVAPHGQALTAAAPHSAFAKALAKAGRTWLRVLANHVDVDEVTSAARGLSQFGMTWDGTRLASQAALQTPDGRVSGAMLQLARDLKQTAAVDEPPGLEPTAPVAEGKPRPTSSRLSDREREVAELLLLGMPYRDIGSQLFISAKTVEHHVARIRRRLGAESRSEMLSMLRAMLTSQS
- a CDS encoding heterodisulfide reductase-related iron-sulfur binding cluster; this translates as METQMLIRLVVGLGLTALVLVFAAKRVLWLTKLIRSGAPTSPENNRKDHLGKRITTQIEEVFGQTRLLRWSIPGIAHFFTMWGFFILASVYLEAYGLLFVDDFHIPFIGRWDALGFLQDFFAVAVLLGIITFAIIRVMQEPKQHGRESRFYGSHTGGAWLILFMIFNVIWTYALVRGAAVNNDTLPYGNGAFFSQLMGAVLNPLGHTANEWIETIALLLHIGVMLVFLLIVLHSKHLHIGLAPINVTFKRLPDGLGPLLPVESNGVPVDFEDPAEDAVLGRGKIEDFTWKGYLDFTTCTECGRCQSQCPAWNTGKPLSPKLVIMNLRDHLFAKAPYILGDKETPLENTPEGGLGEELRGEKHDEQHHVPESGFERVLGSGPLQATRPLVGTAEQLGVIDPDVLWSCTTCGACVEQCPVDIEHIDHIVDMRRYQVMMESEFPSELGVLFKNLETKGNPWGQNAKDRTNWIDEVDFDVPVYGKDVESFEGYEYLFWVGCAGAYEDRAKKTTKAVAELLAIAGVKYLVLGEGETCNGDSARRSGNEFLFQQLAAQNVETLNDLFEGVERVDRKVVVTCPHCFNTLGREYPQVGGNYTVLHHTQLLNRLIRDKKLVPVTAPDGGRDVTYHDPCYLGRHNKVYEAPRELIGASGAQLTEMPRHADRGLCCGAGGARMWMEEHIGKRVNAERTEEAIDTGASAIATGCPFCRVMMTDGVDDVSAARDIEKVEVLDVAQLLLGSLDKSGVTLPEKGTAAKEAEERAAKAAPKVEASTAVAEPEAKPEPKAEPAETKPVTGLGIAGGAKRPGAKKAAPSAEAPAAPAKGLGIAAGAKRPGAKKAAAPEASTAEAPAKAEPEVKGLGIAAGAKRPGAKKAQPAAPAAEKPAEAQPAKPEPEVKGLGIAPGARRPGAKKAAAAPKPAAPQPESPSESESSAAPEPSTDGNGEKPQPPVKGLGIAKGARPPGKR
- a CDS encoding IniB N-terminal domain-containing protein, whose amino-acid sequence is MTNVIDWILDLFRDPVQAQAFVNDPDRAMANAGVQGVTAAQVNAVAATVAPAAVLHGGGNPVHGLQQAVAETHGLAFVPQTSAFSNNDTLSHNDTRFLSPETNVVNHAGEDQQQGVGNVNLDFGDITFGDKTTNNADHGSVINTGTAGDIDNTNVEGDGNVVGDGNVGANTGDILAGEGSTVQAGGVGNTSDSSGSIHNSGDGDVISGNEGPVVKTGDIDTSGGGAVGGDGGHGGGILTGGGGDGGNATGGAGGGVVIAPTQTTTTTAGGDVTTVETHGGDISGNVDASHDDNSSNSHNTDNSTHDSHDNIDNSTHDSHDTDIHQGVDVDLF
- a CDS encoding Hsp70 family protein yields the protein MNDSLGLSIGMTNLVAARIGRPPVMRRSVLTLFNDRAPEVGVPSENPNLTQPGLVLTGFVERVGDPVPLVATDGSPHRGERVLVEALDAMAQAVGGGSPVAIAVPAHWGPGTIGALRGALRAKQSLAPNGVPAALIPDSVAALAALQAAPGLPSTGVVALVDLGASGTSVTLADAAANFAPIGQTVRYPDFSGDQIDQGLLNHVLAGIADASNADPTGTLGLGSLARLREDARLAKERLSAETATVVPVELPGFNSDVRVTRNELETIIAEPLAGLLNTIEETLQRNNIAVANVSAVATVGGGANIPLVTQQLSARLRAPVVTTPQSGVNIATGAALAAERGLEADAPTGMAPTGLAPAADAPTGMAAAGWAAGAAGVAAADDAGSSTFRALAWSQDDTPGEPVPYSGEDYTFDQGVTGARPQMEFSHEEEGYGPETGPLPWYKRPPVLFGAAAAAVLLAIGGLAITLTSGSGSSNPVTETATQGETGPKPTEPVTEGAPVTVTVTGPNGEPSTTVVPSPPPSPSETTSPTTTTTTITTTTTTTTTTTTTTPPTTTTTKPPTTTTQPPTTTQQQETTTTAAALSPVTTTP